In Anaerostipes hadrus ATCC 29173 = JCM 17467, a single genomic region encodes these proteins:
- a CDS encoding AAA family ATPase gives MDNFFMYKKAVRAMDEINRVMEGKGHTVHQIMTAILAGGHILIEDIPGVGKTTLALAFSKVLGLDYQRIQFTPDIMPTDIAGFSIYHQGSEEFEFKEGAAMTNLLLADEINRTSPKTQSALLEAMEEGQITVDGITRDLPDPYIVIATQNPFGSIGTHSLPESQLDRFMIRTSLGYPDMESEIKMLAQGSVDMTTSGIEEQISVEELRKAREEAARLFVHEDILRYIVEIANETRRSRDLELGISPRGTIALLSMAKANAYLEGRDYVIPQDVKDVFFETIEHRVIRSKEAKVQRKTKEEILKAILYKIPLPKGNQKG, from the coding sequence ATGGATAATTTCTTTATGTACAAAAAAGCAGTCAGAGCAATGGATGAGATCAACCGTGTTATGGAAGGAAAAGGTCATACGGTGCATCAGATCATGACAGCGATTCTTGCAGGAGGACATATCTTGATCGAGGATATTCCAGGTGTAGGAAAGACAACACTTGCATTAGCCTTTTCAAAGGTATTGGGACTGGATTATCAAAGGATTCAGTTTACTCCGGATATCATGCCAACGGATATTGCAGGATTTTCTATCTATCATCAGGGTAGTGAAGAATTTGAATTCAAAGAAGGAGCAGCGATGACGAATCTTTTGCTGGCGGATGAGATTAACCGAACCTCACCGAAGACACAGTCGGCACTTCTAGAAGCAATGGAAGAAGGACAGATCACGGTAGATGGTATTACGAGAGATCTTCCAGATCCGTATATCGTTATTGCAACGCAGAATCCTTTTGGTTCTATTGGAACACACTCGCTTCCAGAATCACAGTTAGACCGATTTATGATCCGGACATCTCTTGGATATCCGGATATGGAGAGTGAGATCAAGATGTTAGCACAAGGAAGTGTGGATATGACGACCTCTGGGATCGAAGAACAGATCTCGGTGGAAGAATTGCGAAAAGCAAGAGAAGAAGCTGCACGATTATTTGTGCATGAAGATATTTTAAGATATATTGTCGAGATTGCGAATGAGACAAGAAGATCCAGAGACTTAGAACTTGGAATCAGTCCAAGAGGAACGATCGCACTTTTATCGATGGCAAAAGCAAATGCATATCTTGAGGGACGTGATTATGTAATACCACAGGATGTGAAAGATGTTTTCTTTGAAACTATCGAGCATAGGGTGATCAGAAGCAAGGAAGCGAAGGTTCAGAGGAAAACGAAAGAAGAGATTTTAAAAGCGATTCTTTATAAGATACCACTTCCAAAAGGAAATCAGAAAGGATAA
- a CDS encoding Na+/H+ antiporter NhaC family protein, with product MTGTFWAILPPVIAIVLALITKEVYLSLMIGIASGALMYHNFHLIKAMDTIFAIMGEKIGANCDILIFLVLLGILVALITKSGASRAYGKWAAKAIRTKRQALFATICLGVVIFVDDYFNCLTVGTVMRPVTDKHNITRAKLAYVIDATAAPVCIIAPISSWAAAVGSSLPAGCNIDGFTLFLRAIPFNYYALLTLVFLAFLIITNIDYSKMKQYELNAHLEEIVEDEEEVPIVGHGKVKDLILPILFLIASCIGFMLYTGGFFKGVPLAEAFANCSSARSLVLGSFLTLIFTFILYIPRKVLEFVDFCGSFAQGFKAMTSAIMILCLAWTLSGVCGAEYLNIQGFVKAAVGGSTMAIAVMPVIFFLISLGLAFATGTSWGTFGILIPISVTILSANYMMMSVCVGAILAGAVCGDHISPISDTTILSSAGAQCRHIDHVATQMPYALTVALCASVGYILSGITGNGYIGLAGAAISLALAMMIIVITAKRGR from the coding sequence ATGACAGGTACATTTTGGGCGATTCTTCCGCCAGTGATTGCAATTGTTTTAGCATTAATAACCAAGGAGGTATATTTATCGCTGATGATCGGAATTGCATCGGGGGCTCTGATGTATCATAATTTTCATCTGATCAAAGCAATGGATACCATTTTTGCAATCATGGGAGAGAAAATTGGAGCTAATTGCGATATTTTGATATTTTTAGTATTATTAGGAATTCTGGTAGCACTGATCACCAAATCAGGTGCTTCCAGAGCCTATGGAAAATGGGCAGCAAAAGCGATCCGCACAAAGAGACAGGCACTTTTTGCAACGATCTGTCTTGGAGTTGTGATCTTTGTTGATGATTATTTTAACTGTCTGACAGTTGGAACGGTTATGCGCCCTGTGACAGATAAACATAATATTACAAGAGCAAAATTGGCTTATGTGATCGATGCAACTGCAGCTCCCGTATGTATTATTGCGCCAATCTCAAGCTGGGCAGCAGCTGTAGGATCATCTCTTCCAGCAGGATGCAATATTGATGGATTTACCTTATTCTTGAGAGCAATTCCATTTAACTATTATGCATTGCTCACACTTGTATTTTTGGCATTTTTGATCATTACGAATATTGATTATTCAAAGATGAAACAATATGAATTAAATGCACATTTAGAAGAGATTGTTGAAGATGAAGAAGAAGTACCGATCGTTGGACATGGAAAGGTAAAAGATCTGATCTTGCCGATTTTATTTTTGATCGCTTCTTGTATTGGATTTATGTTGTACACAGGAGGCTTTTTCAAAGGGGTTCCGCTTGCAGAGGCCTTTGCTAATTGCTCCAGTGCGAGAAGTTTGGTATTAGGATCATTTTTAACACTGATCTTTACATTTATTTTGTATATTCCAAGAAAAGTTCTTGAATTTGTAGATTTCTGTGGAAGCTTTGCACAGGGATTTAAAGCAATGACATCAGCGATCATGATCCTTTGTCTTGCATGGACATTATCAGGTGTTTGTGGAGCAGAGTATTTAAATATTCAGGGATTTGTTAAAGCAGCTGTTGGTGGAAGTACAATGGCGATCGCTGTGATGCCGGTTATCTTCTTCCTGATTTCATTAGGACTTGCATTTGCAACAGGAACATCATGGGGAACATTTGGAATTTTGATCCCAATTTCTGTTACGATCTTAAGTGCTAATTATATGATGATGTCAGTTTGTGTAGGAGCGATTCTTGCAGGAGCTGTTTGTGGAGATCATATTTCACCGATTTCTGATACAACGATTCTTTCGTCTGCGGGAGCGCAGTGTAGGCACATAGACCACGTGGCAACACAGATGCCATATGCATTAACAGTGGCACTTTGTGCAAGTGTTGGATATATTTTGTCAGGAATTACAGGAAATGGATATATTGGACTTGCAGGAGCAGCAATAAGCCTTGCACTTGCTATGATGATCATTGTTATAACTGCAAAACGAGGAAGATAA